The Malus domestica chromosome 10, GDT2T_hap1 nucleotide sequence GCGTAAGTGATTCGGCAATGGCTCTTAGCTGAAGAAGTGTATCGAACGCATGTCGcaactctcttctttttcttgtctaccaacaaaataaaaacttatattagtctacttaaatatttaattaattaaacaaccAACAAAATTTAGTACGTATTACCTTTCTCAGAACCTTCGCCCTGAACTCTATCCGACGAAGGACCACTAGAGTCTGCCATTGCGTACGGAAGACCAAACAAAAATTGGAATAATAATTCGGTGAAAGTAAAGagtttttggattgaattgtgAAGAGAAAGTGTGAAACTTAAAGGAATTCAGActactttgcacgacgaaacattcgtcgcgcaaaaccaTGGAGTAAATAGGGCATTCAACACTTTGACCAAACAATTGACAAaacctttgcgcgacgaaaaatTTGTTGCGCTTTTTGGGTGCCAAAAATACAGGCCTTCGCGAGTTTTTCTATGAACCTTTGCGCAACGACGAGTTTTTTTGTCACCTAAACTACTTTTGCACGACGAAACATGGCGTCACTCAAGATGTTTGTCCCATTAAATTATTTCTGATGGGTTTGAGTGAAGGAATGTTACCTTCATCGCGCTAACCTTTTTTCGTGACGAGTTTTATGTCATCACATAAAGTTTGGTCACACAAAtggttttttctactagtgactACTAATCATATCGATATTGTGTTAACTTAACCACTTGCACAGTATAACAAGTGTTGAAATTTATCCCAAAAAGTTTTAgtgaaattaaaaatagaatAAATCAATCTAAAttgtaattaatccaataaTATTTTCGATGTGAGAATCTATTCTCCAACAATAACATTactttgaaaattttctccagCTATAAATTTTCCTTCCAGTGAGATATGGAGCATGCAAACAGAAAGCGTGCCAAGCACTAAGAATCCAAGTGCATATATAAATTAATCACTGTAAACGTGGTAGCCACATAATCTCCTTGTTTCCAAATGATCGATCAATAACATAAACCTCATAGTGTACGTGGGTATAATGTGAGagcataaattaattaatacaaaCTAACAAACACCACGTTCTACAAAAGTAATTTAAGATTTGATTAGTTGTGAAAATATATCCTAATCACTACTAATTATTGTTTTGTACCTCTGCCCACCAaaaagtgtatatatatatatatatatatatatatatatatatatatatatatatatatatatatatatatccacccCATATCACATCGCTACAGGTGTGTGAACAACTAGACAATGAGGGTCCTCAAAGTTCCATGAGTCATTCATTGATCATATACATCTAGTATTTAAATCTCGGATCTGAACAGGGCCACCATTCTTAGAGAACACGACATGCTCAACGAGTTAATCCATTGAACACAACACTTTCTAAGAAGAGTGATAACGCTAACCACCAAATAAAGGTGGTGAGCAAATCAAAACTCTTATATTATCGAGAATAATCTATTAGTTTACACCCTTAAATAAATCGATTTTCCATTAAAGTCGATTTTcccatgaatttttattttagttctGTATATATCTACGCACACACCTACACATGCCACACTTAGGGGTACTTCCACCAATTTAGCCACTCGAACATAGTGCTGAGATTTTATCGAAAGATCTCGACACTAATTAGTATGTGGTCTAGTACTATAAGCATGAACACTTAATATCTTGGACATGTCAAAGAGTTGGAAGCAAGGTTCGCTTCAATGGCAATGAAACtttaagagaaaatggagaCACTCCTGTTCGTCTGGAGGAATATCCagtggggatgtttcctggccaacaagcacacagctccccgagaagttggcgccggttgatatcGTCTGTCAGGCTTCTACTTATTGGCAGGCtgtaagagaaggacagagttaattctgaaaagtgcctttgtagggccttaggtgtaggccttgaggctcgcaatcaaaattaactttaagtattcaggcgtgccactgccatctttagcatgacagatgtaaaacCGATGTTCAGTTGTTTGATTATATATGCCCAAGAGACCAAGTTAATTTTGACAGGTGCTTTTGTGGGGTattagatgtaggccttgaggcttctaaCCAGAACTAACcaagtactcgaacatataTTGGTTGTTTCATTGTTGCGGAAGTATCACAACCGTTATACTTTAATCGCCCAAGCCCGCAAAGCAGAACGAATTCAGAGATGTGCCTTTGTCGGGCCTtaagtataggccttgaggcttcccatcataattaattctatactcaagcgttctgtgataatcatgatataacagaagtaaaactaagaaaataggctaattaCTTACGCCCCAGGTAACTtcaaacttcttgttatcaaggactgtcgtggatgggttaagtccacataaagttcttttttatgccttgagaccaaagCCTTTTAATTGATCAATCTTGTATGCCCAAatggttagaacttagaagtcttttaatcataaactggctagaaataacttggatgcaGATAGAAATATACATCATATTATtagatttatgaatgaaaagactaAAACAAAGGAGGTTGggcaaggtttcaccttgtcgggcaaggctgatcgtcttgcaacttcctctctttgtgatttacaaagggTTTGAAGGCTAGAAGGGGAGATTGGGAGATAAGTTTATAGGAGAGAATCGATACTATAACAAGATTtaaacagggtagcagagcttttacaaaggcttttctggtgaaggttgatcccgaaaaggatgaaggcttggtgctgactacagcttcgtatgcaaatctggcttgagcaaagtttgtgtatttgtttgtttgattgagtgtcctcatctcttatttttctttctccttttatagatgaTTTAGCTTGGCTGCCTACAGTATTGATCTTGCCCGAATGCCtctgaagggtagtgactcatcagcatTTTACTTGTCCTGCCATTGTAAAGtatttttgggctgattagctggctagtctacaccacttgacctCTAGATAGGTGAGCAGGTGGCTTGAGTGATCTACACTTAGTCGGAAAAAAGGCCTCTTCCgccttctgggctttggctgAGCCTCGGGCTTCCTTTCTTCTGGACTTTCTTTTGGGCTAACTCCCTTTcaagcccaaagttcaagttttaacccaaacagtgcccccttcaattaatattcaggctggaattccaggcgccaatattgattgaatattCACATGCTTGTATACCTGCTCTCGAAACTTGTGTTTTCTAGACGGGATGAACGGAATCTTGCGTCTCTTTCTCTTCTCACTACCTTTGAGCTATCCTCTGATGTTCCTATAAATTCCGGCTCAAATCTTTATTTTTCGAACAAATATCTTCTCATGCCAGCCAACAGATCATCCCCAGCCTTTTCCTTTGTCTCTCTCGAGCGTTTCTGCCTTCTAAATTTTCTTCTAAAACTTAGGGAAATGGGTTCCTCAGGATTTTCATGGAGTTTCTTAAAACTCCATTTTCATGAGaaaaaggattttcatcaaataactactatctccaacacctttggtcaaacACCCCACTATccccaacacctttggtcaggCGGCTTCCTCCCGAGGGCTCGCCATCTTAATAGTTGTCCTGATAAGTCGGACTTCACCATCATATCTGGTGACGGTTCTTATTAAGGGTCCTCTATCAAGCTCATcttggccgcacaacccgatcacctgatCGGGTTTTGTTCATGAATATACCATAAAGCTGGTCGAGACACCACTGCAACTAGAAGGAATCGAGCATAGCACATTGGAGCTGAATCTGATGTAAATTCTACCAATTTGTCGAAATGAATAAAACATCATTTTAGGAACTTTTATCTTTTTGTCTTCTTGAATGGTTGATGGATAAACATTGCATTCCGGCACCCCGAAGCCTGCTTTATCTTACATcttcttcaatataacaatctctaacatcccataatgtaggacagtacttttttaaaaatttaacatTGATGGGATGTTTCTGCCCATTTCCTTCGATGTCCGCCAAGTAGTATCCTCCCTTGTCTAATACTTAACTAATaatgaaaggaccttcccatgtcgggctctATTTCCTAAAGCCCCTAAGCTGAGCTCCTAGAGGGAGGACTGCCTTCCATACTTAATCTCATTCCTTGAAAGACTTCAGCTTTACTTTCTTGTTATAGGCTCGGGCAACAACCCTTTTCCTTTCCTGAATCTGGTTCAAGGCCTCAATTCGGGCTACATCTAAGTCTTCAatcccttgacacatggcttctATGTACTATTCACTGTGTAAtccaaattgattttgaattctgacaGAACTTACATTGATTTCCATGGGAAGAACTGCATCTTGCCCAAAAGTCAAAGCATAAAGAGTTGTCCCCGTTCCTGCCCTCTTAAAGGTTCGATATGCCCACAAAGTATTCCTTAGCTTTTCATGCCACTTTTTCCAGACTATCTAtcaccattcttttgataatgtttaTCAAATTCTTGTTGCTGGCTTCTGCCTGGCCATTTGACTGAGGGTAGTAAGGACTGGACtagatcatctttattttgtatttgtttgcaaattcttcaacttcttttgatataaaagatggcccacgaTCCATGACTATGGTTTCGGGCACCCCAAACCTGTGCAGAATCTTGGTCTCAATAAATTTCTTGACTGCAGCTGAGGTTATGGTCTTTACGGCCGaggcttctacccatttggtgaagtaatccgtcGCCACAATTATGAAAGTATGCCCCTTGCTAGAGGATGGATAAATTTGCTCGATCAAGTCCATTGCCTATCCTCTAAAGGGCCAAGGTTTCACCACTGGATTTAAAGGTACTAAAGGCACATGTTGGAGGGGTCCATGCCTTAAACATTCTTCACAGCCTCGAGCATAGGACTTGCAATCTTTTTCTACGTCGGGCCAGAAATATTCATACCTTCTAAGCAACCACCTCATCTTCATCCCAGCTTGATGTGCCCCGCATACTCCTTCATGTACCTCGGCCATTACTCTCATAGATTCTTCTTGGCCTAGGCATTTCAATAGTAGCCCATCCGGAGTTTTCCTTAGCAGGTTCTCCTCCCATAAGACATACTTAGTTGCTTACTGTCTATTCTTCTTGCTTATGGGTGAAAAAGGATCTTTTAAATGATGAATGATAGGCGATCTCCAGTCTTCTATCTCGGTTTCTAGAACCATTACATCTAGACTGAATCCCCTTTCTAGGATAGAAGGAAGATTTCTTCTTTGAATCTCAACATCTACTCCATACTTCCTTTCCTGGATTGGTACTCCTGAGGCTATTTGCACCATCTCGTTGGCCGCCAAATTGGATCCCCTAGAAATATGATTAACTGATACTTCAGAATCCTAATAGCTCAACAATTGCATGGCCGCCAAGTAATACCCAGCCAtggtgatatgtctgcacttgtattctccatttagctggtttattactagctctgaatcaccaaacaccttTACCTCCATTGCCCCCAGCTCTATCAAGATTTCCAAACCAATTTTTAGGGCTTCATATTCCGCCTGATTGTTGGTGTTCCCTTGGTAATCTAGGAGGAACGAATAATAATGGTTAACCCCTTGGGGATTTATGATGATAATCCCAGCTCCAGAAACCTTCTGAGTGcaagaaccatcaaaatacaactTCCAATGAGTAATCCAGAGACCAGTTactctttttatttcttgttgGACCCACTCTTCTTTGCCCGAGATGCCCTTGCCTGGTGGGATCCACACACTAACCAATTCCAGGGCCCCTGGTATATTGACAATCTCATCTTGAAACTCCTGATGCTCTGCCAAAAAGTCAGCGATTGCTTGGCCCTTGACCGCCCTTTGGGGTACATATTGAAAACTGAATTCTGATAATGCTAAaatccacttcccaatcctcCCTGTTAGCATTGGCTTTGTCAACatatactttatcacatctgttttggcgatgatgtgcacgtgacaaggtaacatgtaatgcatCAACTTACTAGCAGTGAAATACAGGGCTAGGCATAACTTTTCTATTGGGGactatcttgtttctacctcagTCAGAATTCTACTAAGGTAGTATACTGCCTGGTCCTTTCCGCCTTCATTGTTTTGGGCTAGTAAACTCCCGATTGATTTCTCTGAAGTAGAGATATATAGCTTtaagggttttcccctttgaAGTGGTACCAACACTGATGGAGACGTCAAATAGGCTTTGATGCTGTCAAAAGCCTTTTGGTGTGGTGGTCCCCATTCGAAATTTTCTTTATCCTTCAGTCTCAGCAGAAGAGTCTATCCTTCAGTCTCAGCAGAAGAGTCAACGGCTGAATCTTACCCGCTAAATTGGCAATTAATCtccttaagaaattaattttgcctAGTAGTCTCTGAAGTTGCACCTTGTTGATGGGTGAAGGcgactccattattgcccgagacttgttcttgtccacttctacacctctttgatgAACTAGAAGTCCCAAGAAATTGCCCGCTCTTACTCCAAACgcgcacttctttggattcatcttcagtTTATGGATCCTCATCCTTGTCAATGCGTGCCTGAGGTCTATCAAATGCTGCTCTTCTGTTTTGGATTTCACCATGATGTCATCGATGTACACCTCCATGTTATagccaattaaatcatgaaagaTAGCATTCATCGCCCTTTGGTAGGTTGTACCAGCATTCTTGAGCTCGAACGACATGActagatattcatatgccctCACATGACCGAgacacctaaaagctgttttatgtatatctttttgggccatctttatctgattatactCGGCATTTTCATCCATAAAAGACAAGACTTTGTGTtttgctactgcatctatggacagatcagccatgggcatgggatattcatcttttggtgtggcaccattaatatttctgtaatcaacGCAACATCGTATGCTTTTGTTATggcttttaaaacgggtacaatgttggTCAACCACTCTACATATTTGGCAGGTCTAATAAATCCAGCTTTTACTAGTTTTTCGATTTCTTCTTTGACattttcttctatttcttttgacatccttcgtggtgcttgcttaacAAGTTTATATCCCTCtttgatgggcattctatgttccaccaaggttgaatctaaacctggcatctcagtataatgccaagcaaaacaatctttaaattcttgcAGAAGACAGACAATCTTTGCCCGATCATTAGTCTCTAATAAGCCACTGATTTGTATAGGTCTTGGATCTCCTTCTGTTCCCAGATCAATAACTTCCAAAGGATCTTGAACTTCTGGTGGTGGCTTGTCaggttctgcacacaaaaattcgaCTAACTCCAGGCTTTCGGGCAAGTCGTCTGGCCCATCCAAGTCATATATGCACTCGACCATTCGTATGGCCACCTCCAATTCTTCTTCGCAAAGTTCTTCTTTTCCTAAGAGCTCTctttcttgctctctttctctcccatacaccaacagtcttttgATCAGGGACCTGACTGCTATTACCTgatcctttcttttttgttctgtCATTAATTGTATTGAGGTGTTGGGATGATACAGGGTCTATCCCATTCTTCTCTAGTGAGGAACATTCTTTGTTCTAagagcttttgggccgtcaccttggtagggcgacCGTTCTTATCTACTCCTGAACATTGCAGAATTCCTACATTGGGATCGTAGAAACTTGCCTCCATTATATTGGCTGTAGGGAGAAATGGCCGTGCTCGGCTTCcaccatctcccaaaagcctggtcCCCCCGTTCCTGCTTCATGGTAAACATCAACTTGTTGATGTAGAGTGGAAAGTATGGCGAGACTTTGGTGGATCCAGTCCCTTCCGAGTAATGCTCCATAAATGGAAGTGCAATCCACTACAAAGAACGCCAACATGATTTGTTTAGACCCCAAATCTACTTCTAAgggcaatatcccatgagttcTAGTGATAGCGCTTAAGAAACTCGAAACTGTGAGGTCTGTGGGAATTAGATCTTCTACACCTCTCCCtattttcttcatttgcttggctGGTAATGCGTTAACAGTTGCTCCACCATCAATCAAAACTCTTTTGAAATGCACCCTCTCTAAATGAGCTGCAACATATATTGGCTTAAGATGGTTGGCTAGCAACATGTTTGGGCGGTTGAACACCATTTTATCGGTATAGATTCTTAATGGACCATCCTTGAATGTCTTGGATGATTCAGCTTTTCCCAACTCTTCTTCTCCGGCTACTTCAACGCTGACATGGGCCATCATTAGCTCTGCTGTCACATAGTCACCTTCCATAGTAGTGGGCTGATCATGTTCAGCACCAAACATGACAGATAACACATACGTCATATTCATATGAAAATTACTAGGCTCTGGAAAGTCTTCTTTCTTGCTCCCGATTTGGACCGTAAACTTATCTAACCAAGCCATCGCATCTTCTGGAAGTAGTGGTTCTGGTGCCCCCTGCTGTTGATTTATGCCCGAATCTGGTATTTGCTTTGGAACTTCGCCAAAAAGATCCACTAATGATATGGAAGGGAGTTTCCTCTCGGGCGAAAcagttccaaaacaaataaGCTCTGTACTCCATCCAGGAGTTGGCATAATTATCATATCTTCTTGAACTCTCCTCAATATCCGGTACTTCCCAGGGTGTAGGCTTTGTGGTACATGGTTCCCTTCACCCTCTGTTCTGCTATTAACCTTCTCCACGTCTGTTTTACTTCTCTAGTTAAACTGACTATTTTCCCCAGATGatgttttttcaaacttttgattCTTGGAGGCTTCAGATGTCGCGAGAGTCTTTAAAGAATTCATGTAGGTTTTGGCTACCTCTGGACCATTCTGATCATAGAggctcccatttgtttggtggGTTGTCCATTTTTTCCAACCACgtaccattttcgcccgagACGGGTAGGGTTATCCTTTTGACAAGATTTGTTATCCTATCATTTCTTCTATCTTCTCTCCCTGCATGGCCATATTGAGGATGCCTTATCTCCCTCTCTTTTAGACCTTTAGCCTTCTTGTCTTCCACCTCCTCAAAAGTTTCATGATTTCGAAACACTTCTGATAAAGCTCTAGGTTGGGAATCCCCTCCTAACCGCTGAAAAACACTTCGGGAAGTCTCTCTTCCTGTTGTCCGCCTAGCTTTTTCGCGGGcctcttttccttcttcttcctctttcctcCTGATTAGCTCATGATCAATAAGGACTCCTGCTGGCGGTATTTCGagctcacactcgcattggcaTCTACTGCACAAAACCATCCCTTTGATTATTGCTGCTTTTAGATGTTCGGGCAATTTGATCACCCCTTTTGTGGATTTGTCAGCTGACCTTCTTTCTTATGTCTCCTTTGCAAGCTTTTATTTCCCCTTCTCGGCCCATGCTAAATTAATCATATTAACTAGGGCATCTGAAAACGGATCTGCATGCTTTTCTAGCATTGTTTCGACTTGCCCCTGATATGGGCCAGGTGGAGTATTTGACAAGGTCATCTCTTCATCTGGCTGGCTGGCCTCCAGTTTTTCTCTTTCTTATTCCCCATCATCTTTTTCCCTGACTAGAAGTAAAGATATGAGAATAGTTGGTTCCATAACCAGGTCTATTTTCTTTTTGAAGTCTGTGGAGGCGTTTTCCAATCTTTGCAACATCTGCAACAAGGTAGTTTGCAAATCTTCAGGTAGTTTTGACATATTTCTTTGGCAATTAGGATTTGATCAAGTGTCCCACcgagcgtgccaaaactatgttcgtctgGAGGAATATCCAATGGGGACGTTTCCTGGGCAACGAGCACACAGTtacccgagaggttggcgccggttgatatcgtctgtcgggcttctacttattggcgggctgtaagagaaggacagagttaattctgaaaggtgcctttatagggccttaggtgtaggccttgaggctcgcaatcaaaattaactttaagtattcaggcgtgccactgccatctttagcatgacagatgtaaacCGATGTTCAGTTGTTTGATTATATATGCCCGAAAGACCAAGTTAATtctgacaggtgcctttgtggggccttaggtgtaggccttgaggcttctaaCCGAACTAACcaagtactcgaacatataTTGGTTGTTTCATTGTTGCGGAAGTATCACAACCGTTATACTTTAATCGCCCAAGCCCATAAAGCAGAATGAATTCAgagaggtgcctttgtcggGCCTTAAGTATAGGCCTTAAGGCTACCCATCATAATTAATTCTATACTCAAGCGTTCTATGGTAACCATGATATAACAGAAGTAAAACtaagaaaataggctaattaCTTGCTCCCCAAGTAACTTCAGgcttcttgttatcaaggactgtcgtggatgggttaagtgcacttaaagttcttttttatgccttgagaccaaggacttttaattgaTCAATCTTGTCTGCCCGAatggttagaacttagaagtcatttaatcataaactggctagaaataacttggatgcagatggaaatatacatcatattactagatttatgaatgaaaagactaAAACAAaggaggtcgggcaaggtttcaccttgtcgggcaaggctgatcgtcttgcaacttcctctctttgtgatttacaaagggTTTGAAGGCTAGAAGGGGAGATTGGTAGATAAGTTTATAGGAGataatcgatactacaacaaaatttaaatagggtagcagagcttttacaaaggcttttttggtgaaggttgatcccgaaaaggatgaaggcttggtgctgactacagcttcgtatgcaaatctggcttgagcaaagtttgtgcatttgtttatttgattgagtgtcctcatctctgatttttctttctccttttatagacaattTAGCTTGGCTGCCTGCAGTATTGATCTTGCCCAAGTGCTTCTGAAGGgtaatgactcatcagctttgtACTTGTCATGCCATTGTAAAGtatgggctgattagctggctagtctacaccacttgacccCTAGATAGGTGAGCAGGTGGCTTGAGTGATCTGCATTTAGTCAGGAAAAAGGCATCTTCTGCCTTCTAGGCTTTGGTTGAGCCTCGGGCTTCCTTTCTTCTGGACTTTCTTTTGGGCTAACTCCCTTTcaagcccaaagttcaagttttaacccaaacaactCACAAACCTAATGTCGTGGCCAACGGTGAGAGAAATGATGTATTCGGAAATAACACCAGTGATGTAGCTGACAACGAGTTGAACTTGTTAGATCTTGAGAGGGTGGTCAGGATTAGGAGTTTGAGGAGCAGAGATGCCTTCTTATTCTTTGCGTTTGGGACCAGAGATGGGGGAGGAAGGGAGAGAGCAAGAACCGTCGAAAAACTTTTAAAGATCATGGTGTACAAGAAAGTGCTTAATTTGATGGAGTCAGATAAGATGTTTTGGACTCGCTTAAATTGACAAAATGAGAAGCATTGAGAGCCAAAAGGGCAAAAGGGGACAGGGAACCCATGGTGGTGGTAGGTGACAGGTGCCGATCTTAGAAAAATCTCAAAACTAAAAGATAATAGTGTACGACGGAGAGAAGAACCCTAGGACTTTATTAGgttgataccatgtagaaatgTCTCCCGTATTAAATTAACAGacaatatgtaaaatatataggGTTGAGCTACAACCAATCGTGGAAGGAATTCTAAAGAGATTACGGTTATAATTAGTACAAGAAATGTAAACTAAGAAGAAGAATGTAGATATAAGGATTCTACTTTAGCACTTTATAATAGaatatgtgatatgtgattacaAAACATCAAATATGACACTTATAATAAGTCATATTTTCAAACAAGCATATTTTGTAATATAATTTGATCAAAATTCTAATTTAATCTAACACCCTAGGAGAGTCGTGAGAAACTACAAGAAAGGTTCTCAGGGATCTCCTCCTCGAACTCTCTTCACAAGTTTTTTTTCTAGTGTGTTCGATTTGAGTGTCCCTACCTTTTGACAATGTTTTTCCCGGATCCACCTCATTGATTTCGCTCCATGGTGTTTATGTCTCCGTTGACTGGGGTTATGATTGGGCTTCCTTGCCTTGTCAAATCAGTGTTGAGTTTGCTTTAATTAGTGCGAGGTTGCTATGGAACTCTCTAGAAGTGGTGAAGTTACCGGTGATGTTCGCCAATTGTCGTCTTTATTAAGTATTTGTAATGATTATAGTAACTCAATCAGAGTTGTCTATGTTTTGCAATCTCTTTAGGCGAGTTTTTGTAGTTTCACTATATGCGATTTTATTCATTATGAGATCAATTTGGGAATTTCTACACTAGAGTAACGGAGGTGTGATGTTTGGGTTTGTTTGATCTACTAGTAATGGTGCTTCAGGATCATGAAGTTATTTGTAGTCGCGATATCCTACTTTACATTGTTCAGATATGAGTATTGCTTGTTTCCTATCCCACTATGAAGAGTTTGATCTCTCACATAATCTTCCAACATTTGATGCCAAATGGTTTCTATGGATCTTTCAGCTCTTTCAGATTCTTGCTTGCAACATTTGTGATTATTAATTTCGTATGATTAGAGTTTTGCTTGAAAGTACTCTCTTCTTTTGGTGTCATATTCTTGATCTCATTGTAAAACTTTTGCCCATTCATTCCCTAATGAATGACATGTGCCGctaattattttcttaaaaaaaatgatctGCAATCTAATGTTATTATTATAATTTGCCACTATTTTCTGAAGTTTGCTATTATAATGTTATTATTATAATTTGCCACTATATCTTGTAGATACTTACCCCTAACCATCAATTTGCTACATTTTTACTAATAACCAAAATattgtataatatatatacatacatacatacgtaTATACATACACAGTGGCGAAGCCATGTGAGGGCAAGGAGTGGCGGCCACCACTCCCCTCGTCGGAAAACATGACTAGAGCTCTGGTTCAGCCCCTCCCCTCGCCCGAAAACCCAGCTGGTTCGGCCCACTGCTATTATCGGTGATCTGGTTCTGTTGCTGCACAGCAGagctattttgttttttgttttttaaagatCCAGGCTGCCGGAATCTGGGATGGGTTTGGTTGTGATTGTGTGATGCGACGCTGCCCTAGTTCTGGCTTTACGAAATTtgcgttttaatttttttcttaaaatactcaaaccaAACAACGTCGGTTAGACTTgaggttttaaaaaaataaataaaacggtGCGGTTTGTGGGAAAGTGTGGTGCCAATAAGAGATTGAGGTGAGGGATTGTGGGGGCTTCTTGATGAAATTCAAACAACCAGGATTTGTATTTTGAATGaagataataaattttttt carries:
- the LOC139188548 gene encoding uncharacterized protein, yielding MLTGRIGKWILALSEFSFQYVPQRAVKGQAIADFLAEHQEFQDEIVNIPGALELVSVWIPPGKGISGKEEWVQQEIKRVTGLWITHWKLYFDGSCTQKVSGAGIIIINPQGVNHYYSFLLDYQGNTNNQAEYEALKIGLEILIELGAMEVKVFGDSELVINQLNGEYKCRHITMAGYYLAAMQLLSY